Genomic DNA from Ornithorhynchus anatinus isolate Pmale09 chromosome 14, mOrnAna1.pri.v4, whole genome shotgun sequence:
TTAACTTTATGCTAGAGCTGTATCCAAAGATGGAAATGAGATGGCAATCAAGCACaagcctcccaccccatccccctccccacccgccctccATTCTGCTTCTGAAACCTGTACTCATTAAATCAGAGAAGTTGTGCTTATCCAGCCTGGGCAATACACAGCGGAGGCAGCCAGACCCACAATACGTGGTCAGCCGGGGCAAGACAGACAGGCTTTCCAATCCTTTATTAATTACATTACTGGGTCCCTTACAATTCAATTCAATGCACTTGTATTAATGTTTGGTTATGGAGTCCCTTCACTTCAGAAAGCCCATTCTCTTCAGCTGGTTGGAGCGGGAAAAGGAAGCACCACCAAGAACcctaattcaatttttttttttaatacactaCCACACACTTGATAGATCTTCCAAACTGCAGCTCATTTTTGCTTCGCATCCTATCTCAAAGACAAAATGCGTAAAGGCTGATATCTTCCTTAACTCTCTTTAAAATGTGATGACATATGTTAGGGATATTTTGTGTGAGTTTAGGTTTTAATTTCATCTGAAATGTGTAATTTTTACAATTCAATGAAATTCTCAAGTCATTTTTTTAATTGTTGGTCATTCATACTATATCATGCACAATTTACAGAATCCGAATAGGATTTTGTAACACAAGATATCACAGAGGAAATGATGCAGAATTTGGCACAGCTACAACCTTCAGCCCAAACATTGCCATTTTTATTTTGTATAACAGGCCTCTGAAAGAACAACAGTTTTAACAGAGCAACTGTCAAATGTTTATGAGTGGTGTAGTGATGTTGATATACTTTCGGTTTTCTCATTGTATCTGTGTTTTGCAAATAGCAATGTTGTTGGGAGAATAGTAACTTACAAATCCCCTGTACAGAAAATAAGGTTAATTACTGATTAGAAAACAATAATGAAAAGAAAGTCTTTTGAAAACAAAAATCTTAGCACCTCCGCAAAGTTATCTGGTTATTCTtataaatgaaagaaagaaagaaagaaagaggaagatgatTTCAGAATAATCAGATACTCTCCACACCTACTATATGGCTAAGAACCCAAGTACCAGTACCAGAGTGACAAGTACCAATTTGAAGTTTCTTTTCAAAGGTAAAATGTTTAAAAAGCTTAACCTTAGCTTTGAAAAATCTCAGTATGCCACTACTGTTATCTATCTTGTTGACAATTCCTTCTATGAACAGCAGGCAATCAAAGGTATTGGGCTTGCCActtgtaaaaataaataaaaaaaaggaaccccccccccccagaaattaTTTATCTGGACAATTTGTCTCAAAATGCTTTTGATGTGTTTAGATCAAGAAACCTTGATAAAAAATGTTACCCTAGTCATGTTCCACATGCAATTTAAGACATTACTATCATCATTCAAATCTTTAAGAATATCTTCACTGCTACAGATCCAAATCTACCAGTCAAGCACATCTGGTCACTGAACCCGAACCCCAGTTCACAACAGACATGATGTCCTTATTGGGACTTACTAGTGAGTCCTGTTCTGCTTTTTGATCACTTTTAATATTAACTAACAAATTCATCTCTAAGGACAACTATAAATAAACTCTAGTCACCTATATTTTCAGAAACCAGGCTAAATCAAAGCTTGGCATTACAATTCCTTAAAATTTTAAGTATTTTCAGAAAAGCTGCTAACTCAGTTCTCTTTCCCATCTCCTGAATGCTACACAGCCACAACCACCACCGAGTTATCTTCTGAATCTCTAAAGGATGCCAATGGACACATATTTTTCTTCCCACTTAGAGAATTTCCTGATAAAACCAATTATTGAGAAACACAGGTGCCCTTTACAGAGAACACGGTATATTAGCCTTCTCAAGTCTGTATATGGGACACAAAGTAACATCTTCTAAATAACTTTTTAAAATACACAAAAGCATCAAGAATTACCACCAGCTGAGCACTGGCAAGGCTCTTTGAAATCTATTTTCTCCACTTATAGTATGAAGAGGTTGAACTATCGCTTTTTCCAAGcagatttaaaaatttttttcctAACCCAAAGGGCTAAAGATTCACCCAATACTAAGTTGGAAAAACTAGGTAAGCTGCTTTCACACTAGCAATGAAACACGATGGCATGTAAGACAGGGTGAAGAAATTAACTTATGCTGCATGTTTAAACAGAAACGACTAACTAGTTCTAGCAAAGATGTCCTGATATCAGTGTTCCTTCTTGTTTGCAATGACAATGGTCTGGACCGAGGTGAATATACAGTGCAGCAAAAAGACAAAATAAAGGACGTCTGTAATTGCCTTTGAGTGTCTTGAATCAACGGTCCTTGAATTCTAAAAATGCTTGTAAACTGTCAATAAACTCAACTGTGGAACGATTTAATGAACCCCATATGAACCGCACCAATTAGATATTTGAGATTTCACCATACATACAAGCCCAAAGCAAAACCTGAGATGGTATGTCACATCAACCTAAAAATCAaagtcttctttctccctttttaccAGATCAAATACATAAAAAAGCTGGTGGAAAACACTGTGTGTCTCGGTACGTCATTCGGATTTTATCATTTAAGTTGAACAAAAAGAGAAACACGACAAAAAAGAgatttttattaaaataatatctTCTCTTACAATGGCTAATATTAAAAGTCATTGTACTAAGTTTGAATGCACTCCTCTTAACTACCAGAAAAAATAGAGCTAAAGCAGGCAATAATAGAATTAAAGTTCTTGGATAAAagataacctttttttttttcctgccatcaGAGGAAAATAAATCTACCTTCACCTTTACTGCTTTAAACATCTGTGTATTGCGAACCCCATTATGCTCTACGTGACACTTTTGCAAAAACAAATATGCAGTATACAGATCACTCCTGGTTCTTAAATACTAACAAGAGAACTcgagtaaaaaaaaatatatatatatatatatatatataaagaaagaGCTAGATGCAAACCAAATTGTCTGGTGGAGCCACTATACGTGTATATGTAAAGACACAAGCGTAGAGCGGGCTAACAAATTATTGCACACTTCTTCAAGGAATTCCTTACATCTTACAGCTTAAGATTTTAGCTAATCAGAGCTGAGCAAGATTTGATTTCTAAGACTCTGAAGTAAGGGGTTGGAAGAAACCCAAAAGTCATTAGCCTGGAGAACGCCAGGACCTCCGAAAATTCCACAGGTTTGTGGTCAAATGAAAACAGAAGGTCTGTGAAGAGTCAGCCACAAGAGGATCCCTTGGTCAGATCTAGCCATGACACGACAGGTAGGAAAGAACCCACTTTTCAATTCTGTTCAAACAGGAATTACGCCAAAGAAACCTGCAAACTGCAGGCTTTATAGGGAAAACCGACTCCATAATGTATGACTACAGTTTGGTAGTCTCCACCTGTTACAAAGCAGTGAATACAAGCCTCCTTTCATCTTGCCACTTCCCTCATTTTGTATCTATTACGTCATCGGAAAGCCacaattctttcttttttttattaatttCGCTCTAATTGCCTAATTTTTATTTGCTGAAGAGGATGCCTCTGCTGTATCCGAACAACCCCACAACCCAATTAAGAATAAAAATAGGCAATTCTGACTTAATCAGGAATAAAAAAGCACAACCAGCTATACAGAATCCCGAACAAAAGACCAAATCCTTAGTACACCCTTTCCAACCCACTGTAAATAAACTATATTTAAATGAAAAGGCATTTAATTTACTATTTGAAATATCCTTCATAAACACCAATTTTCTGTAACATCCTTGCACATCTGATACCACCTCATGTATAATGCAAGAAAGCTATTTCATTTTCATCTATTGACAGTGAATTTAATTTAGTACAGCAGCGCTTTTCCCAGAACTATTACGTTATTAATTCTGCAATCAGGCTCTTTTGAGTGCCTTTATTTCTAAGGGTTTTCACAATTCTACACTGATATTTCTTCCAACGTAACCTACCTTTCAAAATACATGAATGTGAATATGTTAGCAAACTTTCCCCCGtgtataaaggaaaaaaaaaaagtttggcagAGGCGACTGCAAAACTTCCCCATTTCACACCAAAACCAGACCCTTAACGTTGATTTCTAGATCACCTAGACTTTCACCAGTGGATCTGATACAGTAGGTTTACATTTCCTCTTTGATATTTTTATTTAGAAATATGACGAGTGGTGTTTCAAAGCGAATGAGACCTCCGTATCCAGAACGGTAATCTACTTCCCGTCTACCAGTTAAGAGAGTGGACAGGAAAATGAAGTACTCCAAATGTTTTGCTCACATTCGTGCCAGTAGCCTTTGCAATTTTAAAAGAATTCGGTCATCTCTCTGGATTATATCACTAAAGGAGGGCAGCTCTGCCTTACTACCGAAATTGAAAAGACCAACAACTTTAGATCACCTCGGCACTCGATCGTGCCCACGGTTCTagagcagaaaagaaaagaaaaaaaaagagcccccaaaaaatcccagctctacactaCAAACCACCGAAATCAGCTGCGAATGACCAGCTTCATCCAAAGACCCACTACCGAATTGTTCAAATTCGTCCCTAAAAACTCATCTTCTACACTGAGTAATCAAAATCGTTTCCGAATGATAATGAGCACTGCAGAGTCTGCGATACCGgcgaaatgaatgaaaaaaataacaGGATTAGAATATTGGAGGACTACAGCTACCGTTACACACCTAGTAAGTAGTTCACTGTGCATTGTACAGCCAAAGTTCACCAACAGCTTTGTGCAAATACAGTATGCGTAGAAAATCCTTGATTTTCTTGAAGCCACATTATACTCTGTCTCTTGCATAATAGATTTTCCTTTCACAATCCCGATACACACACAGTATAAAAGAAACATCTGAAAAGGCAGCACTTGTCCTCTTTACTTCACTCCAGGACCAGCAAACAAAGCAGTGAAGCAGAAAGAAGGTACATAATGGATTTAGAAGTAAATGGCCCATTCTTTGAGAATccccccctctcttttttttcccgcCCCCCTTAATTCACTCTAGCCTAATTGTCATCACAATAATGTCTGAAAACTTCAGAAGAACCCTATCTCCTAATGCCAGCTGTCGGGGTTTCGATCTTTAAACACGTTTTCTTTTTAACTTAAGAGAAAAGAATGAGAGCCTGCCAAAGCAGCTTGTCCCAGAAAATATCCCCCGCAACATCATCTAGCATCGTTTTAGCCATACTTGGACAGAAACCGGttcaaaaaatgaaaatcagGATTACATATCTGCTCAGACACTCTTTACCAGATACTTTAATTCTAAGAAACAAAAAGGACTTCCCACAGTGGtggtttgactttttttttgctttaatgcAGTGAAAAACACATTGAGATCTCGTCTCTAGTTCCCCGGGGGGCTTCATCGAACAATCTACTAGTCACTGCACCTACCTGGATAAAAATCTTTGGACTTAGACAGCTTGATGGTGGCTCCAGTCTCTTTTTGCAATTGTACAAttgtctgtcctcccttcccaatTATAGATCCAGCAGCATAACTAGGTATGAGGACCTTTAGAAAATACTGGCCgtcctctgaaaaatggaaagacaTATACATGGTTAATGTTATTGGCAAAACTTCTATCCTCTCCACCAAGGACAGATAACCAGCAGTCGCAACTCTAGAACTATCGCACACGAACTTCCGCTCAAATGGACGGAAGAGAAAAATCAAATCGGCGAGAATCAGACTCGAAGCGCTTCAAAAGACATATTTGCCGTTGACTAGATTTGGGCATTAACACTCTGGAAATTAAGAGTTAGGAAGAGTCCATCGTTTTGTCATGCGGTGGGAAGAGAGATGACTAAATTCCAGTTGTTATTCCAAATGTGGAACTGCTCCAATTCTGGCTGTGGTTTCCATGGTAAAATGAAACGAACTGACCCTTCGACCAAACTACACGAGCTCTACACGATGACAGACCGCAACCTTCGCCGAAAATACTGCGAAAGAAATGCCCAGGACCTTTAAGAGTGAtgggcgatttttttttttttcctttttccctttcactCTCGGCAGATGCGTGAGAACCGCAGTTAAACCGCTGCCTGGATCCTAACTCAGGGCCGGTAAAAACAACTCCTCCGTTCCTCCCTAACCCACCCAAACCGTGGGGACTTTTTGTCTCTTCCCCCCGCGCCTCCTTCCAACCTCTCGGCAGCGGCCAAGAAAATCAGTCCCTGTGGTTTGGCATGGCCGGTCCAAGTTTCATCCCGACCCATCTCCTTAGGACATCTTAGCCTCCCGTGAGCTCTTTTAAGCTCGTTAATTACAGGACCTTAAGACGGGTTTTTCCAAATGACCGACGGCTTAAGGGTCGCTCGGCTTAAAGCGCACTTAAAAGGTGACCAGACCGACCCGGCCGGTCCCACTCCCCCCGGGCCGTCGCCTGTCGGGGAGGGAAAACGAGCTGgcgagagaaaagagaaatgagggagggggtcggtgggaaGGTTTAGGGCGAAGGGGTGGGCCTTGGATTTCTGGGGGCGCTGGCTTtttcggggggccggggcccaaTTCACCTCCGCCTCGGTGCATCGTGAGGATGACTCCGGGCCCGGTGAAGAAGAGATGCCGGTCCCCTTAGAAGTCATCTTCCAGGGAGGGCACGGTGGGGACGACAGAGGCGCCGCACTagacgccccctccctccccgctccgcccccctccccacgcgCGCGCAGACACCCGCTCCCACACTCCCACACAcgctctcccacccccccagggACCGGTCGATGAGGATCTCTGCACCGGCAAGAGAAGGGAGCCCGGCCCCCATTTCTTTTTGCGGCCCAACCTGCTGTAGCCCCAAGGGagaagtggggggcgggggggagaccaaGGACCGGACCACGGTCtcctctttcatccattcattcaatcgtatttatggagcgctgactatgtgcggagcactggactaagcgcttggaacgaacaagtcggcagcagatagagacagtccctgacgggcttacagtctaatcgggggggggagagacgattctccgcccccccccatcccccgatCACAAATTCATCCCCCTCGACCCCGGGGATCGATTGATTTCAGGGGGTCCGTGCGAGCGCATCCCCCGGCTGAGCTTCGCCCTccctggtggggggagaggaggggggagatccccccccctttcccccctttacctACCGTACGTTACGCTGAGGGTGTCGTCCCCTCGACAGATTAAACAGAAAGAGGGGTCTATTCGGAAAACGGTCGCCATTTTGATGAATGATAAACATAGAAATGGAaatgttggggaaggggagggagggggtgggggagccgcCAGGTAAGAGgctgaggctgctgctgctgctgctgctgctgctgtccgggctggagggaggaggaggaggaggaggaggaggaggaggaggagggaggaggaggaggaaggggaggggggatggacggAGGGGGGAGCGGATACCCACCGCCCGTGTTGGTCCTCTTGGTGCTGCCGGCTTCGGGGGGCGCCTCGAGCGGCCTTTTTCGGGAGTCCGGCGGGTCGAGGTCTATGGGCACCCCGGGGTGCGTCCCGTTCTGCTGGATGGGCGCTGCCGCCATCATGCTGGCCGGGCCCGCCGCCGAGGGGACGCGGACGCCGGGCTCCCTGCTGTGCGGCTccggccggtcctgcccgccGCCCGGGCGgctcggggggctgcggggggctccggggggctccggggggccgcggggaccGGAGGCCGCCGAccacggggggccgggagggagggagggagggaggggacggaggccgggaCGCCGGGGAACCCGCACGGACGgacgggggagcggagggggcgaCGGAGGCacagggtgagagagggagaaggagaagaaaggagtgagcgaggaggaggaggagagagggagggagacagggaggggaggaggaggaggaggaggaggaggaggaggggacagccCAGCGGCGGAGGGGAGCGCGGAGATGGGGatgtgcggggggcggggggagggagcgggaggagggaagggagaaggaccgACCgaccgcccgggccccgccgcccctagGCCCGGGGTGGCCGCCGCCGGGCTCGGAGCTGCAGGAGCCGCCAACGCCGCCGCCTTCGCCCGCTCGCTCTGCTCATCCTCTGGcccggccgggcgggccgggggtcgggggggggggggggagcgggatgGAAGGGGGGGCCGCCGCCCGCGGGGGGCCGGCCCGCCGCGCCCAGAGGaaggaccggccgccgccgccgccgccggggggggggggggcggggtcaaaGGTCACCCGGCCCCGGCAACACGGCGCACACAACCGCCCGTCGCTCGCCGCAGAAGCCGGGGGGGGCGCGCAACCGCCCTTGCTGGCCGGAGGGCGGGACCCCGGGCGGGCGGCCGCCAATGGGAGGGCAGAGGCGGGGAGGCTCGCGCGCCGCCGCTCCGAACGGCGGCCAATCggagggggcgccgggggggcgggggggggcgctcTCCGCTCCCGCGCTTCTCGGGCCTCGCTGCCCCTCCACGCCATtcagcactatttattgagcgcttgctagagTCATTCAACGGtactgattgagcccttactcttctttcaagagtattgattgagcgtttactagtcattcaacagtattgattgagcgcttactactcattcaacagtacttattgagcgcttactcttcattcaacagtgtttattgagcacttactattcattcaacagtacttattgggcacttactattcattcaacagtatttattgagcgctcactcttctttcaagagtattgattgagcacttactagtcattcaacagtattgattgagcgcttactactcattcaacagtacttattgagcgcttactcttcattcaacagtgtttattgagcacttactagtcattcaacagtacttattgggcgcttactattcattcaacagtatttattgagcgctcactcttctttcaagagtaataataataatgttggtatttgttaagcgcttactatgtgccgagcactgttctaagcgctgcggtagacacaggggaatcaggttgtcccacgtggggctcacagtcttaatccccattttacagatgaggtaactgaggcactgagaagttaagtgacttgcccaaagtcacacagctgacaagtggtagagccggggttcgaacccatgacctctgacagcgcttactagtcattcaacagtgtttattgagcacttactattcattcaacagtacttattgggcgcttactattcattccacagtatttattgagcgctcactcttctttcaagagtattgattgagcgcttactagtcattcaacagtgtttattgagcacttactattcattcaacagtacttattgggcacttactattcattcaacagtatttattgagcgctcactcttctttcaagagtattgattgagcacttactagtcattcaacagtattgattgagcacttactattcattcaacagtattgattgagcacttactcttctttcaagagtatttattgagtgcttactattaataatgttggtatttgttaagcgcttactatgtgccgagcacagttctaagcgctggggcagacacaggggaatcaggttgtcccacgtggggctcacagtcttaatccccattttacagacgagggaactgaggcacagagaagttaagtgacttgcccacagtcacccagctgacaagtggcagagccggaattcgaactcatgacctctgactcccaagcccatgcgctttccactgagccacgctgcttctctaacagagaccatccctggtcattgttgggcttacagtctaatcttgtgcagagcactggactaagcgcttggaatggacaattcggcaacagatagagaccatccctgcccaacgacgggctcccaatctaatcgggcgggggggacagacggacaaaaaacaagacaacctgatcacgacaaatagactgtaaacccgtcaatgggcagggacggtctctatctgttgccgaattgtccattccaagcgcttagtacagtgctctgcacatagtaagtgctcaataaagactgttgaaggaaatagagtcaaagggatgtcctcctcattgacaaaataaatagggtattaaaaacaTCtacaaatatctacaaatgagcacagtgctgaggggaggggagaaggggaggagcagagggaaagggggcttagctgaggggagatgaaggggggcagagagggagcagagggaaaaggggaagctcagtctgggaaggcctcttggaggaggtgagctctcagtaggataaTATtgttagtatgtgttaagcacttactatgtccagagcactgttttaagcgctgggggagatacaggatcatcaggtggtcccacgtgaggctcacagtcttcaaccccattttacagaggagggaactgaggcccagagaagcgaagtgacttgcccacagtcgcccagctcacaagtggcagaggcgggattcgaacccaggacctctgactcccaagcccggtgccCTTGCCACTGACCTACGGCACACACACACAACGGTGTAGACACACCGACTCACAAAAGGGCGACCCACAGAGGGccccccccggggagctgaggggatcggggatggggggaagcccgggattcgaacccacgccctctgactcccaagcctgggctctttccaccgagccagctgcttcaacaaataccaacattattattattattattattaattattattatacgggaAACCCCCCAAACCCCCAAGGGATCAAGCCGAAGCgcctcacacagacacacacacacacgagaagcagcgtgcctcagtggaaagagcccgggcttgggagtcagaggtcatgggttcgaatcccgactccgccacttgtcagctgtgtgactgtgggcgagtcacttcacttctctgggcctcagttacctcctctgtaaaatggggatgaagactgtgagcctcttgtgggacaacctgattaccttgtatctcccccagcgcttagaacagtgctctgcacatagtaagcacttaacaaataccaacattattatacccccaccaacccccacctGGGGGGGGAATCACGGGCCAAACAGGTCGAGTGTCCGGGGCCCGGCCTGTGGGGAAAGTGGAAACCGATACCCACGGAGACACGGCCGTACAAGAGAGGCGGCATCACCgtcacattctttcattcagtagtatttatggagcgcttactacgtgcagagcactgtactaagcgcttggaatggacaatccgacaacagatagagaccatccctgcccaatgacgggctcaccgtctcaacgcGGTGGGGGGGGAcagagcaaagcaaaagagaaccaaacaaaaacaagacaacatcagggcagggatggtctctgttgccgaactgtacattcctagcgcttagtacagtgctctgcacataagaagcagcgtggctcagtggaaagagcacgggctttgaagtcagaggtcatgggttcgaatcccggctctgccacttgtcagctgtgtgactgtgggcctctgttacctcctctgtaaaatggggattaagactgtgagccccacgtgggacaacctgattcccttgtgtctaccccagcgcttagaacagtgctctgcacatagtaagcgcttaacaaataccaacattattattattaagcgctcaataaatactgtactggaagcagtgtggctcagtggaaagagcccgggcttgggagtcagacgtcatgggttcgaatcccggctctgccacttggcagctgtgtgactgtggccgagtcgcttcacttctctgttacctcagtgacctcatctgtaaaatgggtatgaagactgtgagcctcacgtgggacaacctgatgaccctgtatctcccccagcgcttagaacggtgttctgcacacagtaagcgcttaacaaatgccaacattattattattattatgtacagctcattaacaaaataaatagggtaataaataatatatagagatgagcagagtgctgagggggagcagagggaaagttggggggCCTCAATGTGCTGGTCCCGGCTTTGGGCAGCGGGGTCCTCCTCACCCCGGGCAGAGCCCTGACCTGCCCCAGGAGGAAGGTGCAGGGAGCTGATCTTTCCCTCGGAACCTCTCTGTCTACAccgcccaccctccccctgcctcccagggggATGGATGGCTCGCCCCCGCCTAACGGTTTTGAACCTGCCTCCCGAAGGACCCGCTGAGGCCTGGGCTTCACCATGTCAAAaaccgaattcattcattcattcagtagtatttattgagcgctcactatgtacagaacactggactaagcgcttggaattcggcaacagatagagaccattcctgcccagtgaggggctaatcgggggaggcagacggacaaaaacaagacaacataaacacgataaatagaatcaaggggatggccacctcattaacacaataaatagggtaataaaagtatctACAAATAAACAcatggctgaggggaggggaagagagagggggaggagcagagggaaaagaggcttagctgaggggaggtgaagggcggaggagggagggagcagagcgaaaaggggaagctcagtctgggaaggcctcctggaggaggtgagctctcagtagttcactcacctcctccccaccccactgcccttTTCAACACCACCGTCGTTCCAGAAGCCTGCGGTTTGAGCGTCCTCTGGGACTCCTCTTTTTGCTTCCCCTATTAAACTGGGCTAAATCACAGCTCTTCCTCTCTAACGGTCCACAGAatttccagcgtggctcactggaaagagcacgggctttggagtcagaggtcatgggttcaaaccctggctctgccacttgccagctgtgtgactttgggcaagtcacttaacttctcggtgcctcagttccctcatctgtaaaatggggattaagactgtgagtcccacgtgggacaacctgattcccctgtgtctaccccagcgcttagaacagtgctcggcac
This window encodes:
- the NOVA1 gene encoding RNA-binding protein Nova-1 isoform X7 is translated as MMAAAPIQQNGTHPGVPIDLDPPDSRKRPLEAPPEAGSTKRTNTGEDGQYFLKVLIPSYAAGSIIGKGGQTIVQLQKETGATIKLSKSKDFYPGTTERVCLIQGTVEALNAVHGFIAEKIREMPQNVAKTEPVSILQPQTTVNPDRIKQTLPSSPTTTKSSPSDPMTTSRANQ
- the NOVA1 gene encoding RNA-binding protein Nova-1 isoform X6, whose product is MMAAAPIQQNGTHPGVPIDLDPPDSRKRPLEAPPEAGSTKRTNTGEDGQYFLKVLIPSYAAGSIIGKGGQTIVQLQKETGATIKLSKSKDFYPGTTERVCLIQGTVEALNAVHGFIAEKIREMPQNVAKTEPVSILQPQTTVNPDRIKQTLPSSPTTTKSSPSDPMTTSRANQAPSHA